The genomic interval ATTCACATGGTGTTTTGCTATTGTTTAAACAAGTACTCTGAATCTTCATCCTGTTGCTTCAGCTGATCCCTAACTAAAGTGTGATCCGGTAGGATATTGGCGATTGATTCCTATAATCATTGAAGATTTGATTTAGTGtttatactaaaaataaatctttgATTCATAAAAAATGGCAATGAAATAGTAAACACTATGTTTAATTCTTTTGTGAAAGGTCTATTTAAGACTGAACAACTGCTTTTATGGCATCCTGTAATTGTGTACTAAGGTATTGACAAAACTAGACCTACAAAATTTCCATTTCCAACTTAAGATGCAATTATATTGTAATTAAGGAATAAGGATGATGTGGAACCTACCATCATAATACATCTAGAATGCAATTTCCTCAAGCACCTGAAGTGTCTTTTCATGAACCTGGATTAGATAAAGCAACAGAGTGAATCGTTTGAAAAAGGAAACGTAGAATAGAAAAACATAAGGTCGGTTCCAAAGAAAAAGATTGTTGAGCATATAAGTCAATAACAACTTCCATAAAGAATACCtaatcaaagaaagaaaaaagaacctGAGGAATTTTTGTCAATTAGTATCTAGAATTTTATGAAGTACTAATATTTTGACGGGGTAAAGAGAGCAGAACGTCGAGAAAAAGGAAAAGTTACCCATTCTAGATGTTGTGCTGTGATACCGGGAACATTCCCAGCATATATACCACCCAAGACCTGGACAATTTTGAACAGTGAATTGACCATATTAGATTGGATTAAGCAGTACTTGTTTATCTTATTATAGTGGCCTGAACTGATCTAAAAAGGTATATGTAAACAATTTTAATCAAACAGCAATTGATCAAAATTTTCAGTTGGACATGACATGCCCCAAAACAAAGCCATTGCCACTCACAAGGCATCATTAAGTCCATGTTTTATCCATGAAGCCAAAACTCATTAAGCATGAAGCAATAATTAGCTTTACCTTGGTTACAGTCTCGAGAAACATGCCAGGGCGAACTGGAAGCGGCTTTCTTCCCGACACACTCGCCTGGTAATAAGTCATTCGAGTCAATAAGAATAATAACCATAATTAAGTATGTCTAAcaaattttacattttaattGATACATTACAATACAGGAGTTCTCAGACTCACCCTTCCCCTGAGTCCACCTGAAAACTGCCCATTAGTTGTATGTTCCTCATCAGAGCCAGCAGTCTCAGCACCTTCGTCTTTTCCTTGCATCACATTTTTTATCATCTCCTGAACAGCTCTCCCTGGTTTTAAAGCAACCAATTTTGTTAAGAAGTTCACCTGCATGGAAAATAGCTTTAATCATGGGAATACCATAATAGCCAGAGTCATAATGCCTTAAAGGCCTTAAGATGCAAAAGTACATACCTCTGCTTCTGGAAGAGTACTTAAACCGCGGTCATTTCTCTCGTCTAATATGCCCCCTCCCATCATATTCCGAGCTTCCTCTCTAATTAAAACTAGTCTTGCAAGCAATTTTCGATCCGGAACAAAAGGTCGTGTTTCCATTGTCTTCAAAAGAATTGATGAACTTGGAATCAATACAGGAGAAAGTAAACAATCCCGCAAACACACACCCAcaccaacaacaaaaaatactgTAGGGAGAAAGGGGAACACTCAATCTTAATGCCCGGACCGAGAACTTCAACAACAGTGTCAATTGCAGCTATGTCAAAACCTCTATCTTCTATCCTATTGTAGGCCCGCATAATATGATTTAATGGAACACACAATAAGGAAACAAAGGGAATCTGCTCTATCCCAACCACACTAAGTTCTATAAAGATCTATAATgctttaaaattatcatgaatgACAAATATAGCAACTGTCCAGCACTTGGCCAAAGAATCCAAATTTCTCCAATTTCTACTCATATATGTTGACAGTATTTGCTTCACTAACTTCTGTAAGTAAATTTTGCTATAAtgtcacaacaaaatttctgGCCATCAGGATTATTCCTATGATTTAGTATATTTGAATTATTCAATACAATGTGCAGTATAATGTGAAGCAGGTGTTTTATTAGTAATTACCTCCAGTAAGTCATCAGCTTGATTAGCAATTTCATTCAGATTTGCAGCAGGAATATGAACTTTAGTTCCATTTTTACTCTTAAACACACCACCGCCAGCAGCTACTCTTCGTAATAATTCCTGTCTGCTCTCTTTCTGAGGAGTTCTACACAGCAGTCCTACTACTTGAACCTACAAAAAAAAGAAGTAATAGTTTCATTATAACTGATGAATTTAATTGACCATAACTGCTGACAACATATCACCATATTAAAGGGAAGGAAACATGAAATTCGTTCCAAGTAATAGTTCTTACTTGCGGGGGAGACTTTTTTGTTAGATGGGATAATACTGTCTCCTTTATCACTTCCAGTAGTGACTTGCGCTGACCAAAACAGATCAAGAACCAGATAAATAAGCTAACATCATAAATTTCTACATCATTTAGTCATTCTAGTGGTAATAAACCAAAAGTTGTGTACTCCAAAAACATCATTACCAACAAGAAGCGTAAATCACTACAAAAACTTGTGCATATACCTGTCCTTTCCAACCTCCACCAACCCAAAACTAACAACCAAACAAAAACATGTGCAATCTAGAAACCATAGAAATGCAAGAGCGAATAAGAGCACTTAAAACAATAGGTATCAATCAAGAAAAGCTGACTTAAAATTCTAGAGGTCATTGTGTTTGTGTTAGAATCAGAATATCCTAGCCAAAAAATAAGTTCCATATTACGGAAAACAGAAAGATGCAACATAGAAAGCTGAAATAGAACCTTATCATCTTGGTCATTTTCAGCAAGTTGGATCATGTAGTCCAAAGCCATCATAAAACCAGATTCCATCTCATCAACTCTCTTTCCTATGACCCCTTGTGCAGCCAGCTCCACAGCCACCTCTTCAGATGCCTCGTCCATGTTCATATCTTCCAACTGTAGTCGCGCACATACACACACAAGCAAGCATACAAACTAAATTTATTGCAGTTAAACTTACAAATCAGATTCATTAAATTCTTAATAATATTAATGGTGACTGGAAATGAAgctattatataattattatatcagTTGCATATATATACAGCTTGTAGCTAGAGTACACAATAACTAACCTATCCAACTTGTATAAAAGGAGAATAAGTGAGAGAGTGACAACAATAATATCTACTAACAATAAGCACCAAATGTGGGGACATTCGGTCAAGTGATTGACTCGGATGTATCTCTTGTTAGCATACATAGTTAGTTAGCTGTTAATGTTATCTGTCTTAGGTAGCTTGAGGGTAACTTGGTAGAGTTTTTTTTGCTtaactttaaataaataaaggcTTTGCTGCTCAACAATTTCTATGGTGTTGAGCCTTTCCCTTATTCATTTTCACCATCTCTTAATTATTAACATCTCTATCACAATGTTCCAATGCACCAGACCAGCTCAAAAAGAGCATCAAAGTCCAGCTAAAATGAAATCAGAAATGTAATAACTAAATTTCGTAGAATGTTACTCAGCCAATTGAACCAACCGTGCACAATTATAAGAGGTCACTCACACCAGATAAAACAGAAACTGATGGCGTTAATTGACGTACTTATAATTGTTTGAATAATCTTAAAACACCATGGGCaatcaaaaaaattgtttgATTAATCATATAGAATTGATAAAACACAAAACACAATCTTTCCATAGTGCAACTTTCTTCCATTATCAaggaattaaaaaaagatagaaaCTTTAAgtgaatgaaataataaaaacaagagagagagagagagagagagagagagagagagagagagagagagagagagagagagctcacAAGGATAATCATCTCTTCGAGAACAGAAGTGACTTGTTCTCCACCTTTGAGCAGAGCTTCACACTCTGAGGGGTCAAATTTCTTAGTCCCACGATCTCGGGGGACCTTACCTCTGTCTTGCGGATCTAATTCTTCATCTGGGTAACCTCCTCCGACTTCATAAGTGGCGGCAGAGGCCACAAACGGTGCCTTCTTCTTCAATTGTTTCGGTCGCCATTGTAGGCGTAGGTAGCGCTGCTTGTGGTGGGGGTGCGTTGAAATTGAAGAGCAGTAGAAGGGTAATGGGAACAGAGTTGGATAAGAAGTGGGGTTGTAGAGAGATGGTGGAACTGAGTAGGAAATTGTGGGGAAGACGATGGTGGTGATCTGCAACATTTCCGGGTGGCTTCAATTTTCGGGGTTTTGGATGGGTTTTGTGTCACCGGTAGATGAAACAGATGGGGTTTTGTTACTTTTGTTTGTAGTTTGTACACCAAAATGATGAAACGGTGTGTcgtttaaaatttgaaaaattatgaaAGGTGTAATAGTAACACTTTTTCTAATCactcttatattttttaaattaaaaaattaaaaaaaaaattaaaatcatgtacatttttattttttaataatttttttattagaaaaacttttttaatgtgattattgttagtattttttataaattctaGTATTTATTGAtgcttattttatttatttatagtgaaaataaaatatttatttcctCATTATAGTTTTGTTTGTGTGCAGTGAAGACACTATTGCCCCTTCAAGATTTTAGAGAAAGGATagtgtgtttttttaaaaatttgcatGATGTTGATGTTGACAATGGATTGCAGTCTGCTACCAAGATTTTACAATTATGATTGCTTTTCTATCAGAGTCCCCTACTCAAATGATTATGTGATCATTATTAGAAGTTTTTACAAGTTTGTTATCCAGATTTCCATGAGTGTCCCTAATCTGTGTTGCTCATAGATTAGTTGTGCATGCTCTTTGAATGGATAAACAACTTGTTTGGCTAGATATGAATATTCTTATTTTCATTggatttttagttttatactGATTAATGTAAGCGCGACCATTTTTTATCACGACCTCAAATATGCTATGGATTCATGGTGAGAAACACTGAAGGTGGCCTAATCTCTGCTGCTGCTGGTTGTAAGTTGGGCAAAGTTTTGCCAGAGTTGGCTAAGATAATGGGCATCAGGGAAGCTATGAGTTGGTTTAAGACGCATAACTACCACTAGGCAGTGATTGAATCTGACAACCTGGTTTGTGTGGAGGCCATTCGAAGCTCTGAAGTCTTTAATTCTGCATTCGGTTTGGTGGTGGATGGCTGtaggaatatttttaaaaatgtgaCTTATGTATCATTGGCATTTGTTAAGCGTTCTGCGAATCGAGCCGCGCATTATATTGCTCGGAATTCTCGTATCTTAGCTAAACGTATATTTTCTATTGATTGTGTACCTTTGGAGTTGATGTTAATTCTTACGAGTGACTGCTCGATTTAATAAAGCATactcctttcaaaaaaaaatctacgATCTCACAAattttctctctctccttcATTTTATTCACTTTTGACTCCACATTCTGTCAAGCTCCCTTTCAAACTACTCTATTAAACGTGCTCTAAGATTAACTCCAATGCTTAAAATTAGTGTAGTGCTTGGCATGTAGTGTCAGATGAAGAGCTACCTTTTAAAGTAGAGCATAAAATCTAGAAAATAGAAAGAACCGTTCAAACTGACCAACCGAACACCGTTGGAACCGAAAGCGACGAAactaaaaactgaaaaaactgCTAACGGTTAAAACCGCCATTAAACGGTCGGTTTTTTTTGGGGGTAATAAACCAATcgaaaaaaccgaaaccgaccgttatatatatatatatattaatttattaagtttttttttgcatgtattatagttactaataatatataaaaataatatattatttttttattaatattaaagttaaaagaataagataattagtttttgaacaattaatttatatgtttgtagttGTGAAATGTAAAATAATGTATTCATAGAATAAattggattatttttttttaagaaaaaaaaagttcggtttgggcggtttaaatCGACCAAACCGAGGTTCAAAACGGTCGGTTTTAAGATAAGTTCTGGATTGGTCGGTCAGTTTTCGGATTGCACCAATCCAAACCGATAATCgaattttggatttttatatagaaaaaaaccgATCAAACCGACCGATGCTCAGTCTTATTTTAAAGGTGATTTAGCATTggagaaaaatttaaaagtatttaAGGTAGCTGTTGTGCTGCCCAGCATCGCAACttatgtttttttcttttttttaaaaaaaaaaggaaaaattaactttaatgtACACAAATTGATAACTGTTAGTAAAAATTAGAGTGTGGGATTATAGTAGCTATTTGTAGTATTGTTTAGTATTAGAGtatttttagaaaaaagttgctaataataataatgtaaataagaaaaaaaatattataatttttaagtgATGTAGAGTGTTTTTGGTGATGCTTTGTTGAACGGGGGAGAGCGAGATGGACAGATTTCGGTAAGAAATTTGGGCGTTGACCACTACTTAAGTTAAAATTAGCTAATGAAGTTGTTACACGTGTCCGGTGGGTGACAAGAGAGTCATTTTCTTTTCCTCATGCTTTGAAATTTTTAAGTAAATATGTAAAATTATGTTTGAAATAAAGTGGTCCCAACCCACTTAGTCCTTGAAGTTGGGCTTAGTTTCAATAGGATCATTTGTCGTGAAATTGTTTATAGGAGGGAAATGACTGTGGTCATATCATAGGGCTCTTCTGGTAATAATTCACGTGACTAGAGTAGGCATACCCAGATTATACAAAAAAAAGACAAACCAATACTATCAAAGTGGATTTtctcaaccaaaaaaaaaagaa from Cannabis sativa cultivar Pink pepper isolate KNU-18-1 chromosome 4, ASM2916894v1, whole genome shotgun sequence carries:
- the LOC115714801 gene encoding protein PEP-RELATED DEVELOPMENT ARRESTED 1, chloroplastic, producing the protein MLQITTIVFPTISYSVPPSLYNPTSYPTLFPLPFYCSSISTHPHHKQRYLRLQWRPKQLKKKAPFVASAATYEVGGGYPDEELDPQDRGKVPRDRGTKKFDPSECEALLKGGEQVTSVLEEMIILLEDMNMDEASEEVAVELAAQGVIGKRVDEMESGFMMALDYMIQLAENDQDDKRKSLLEVIKETVLSHLTKKSPPQVQVVGLLCRTPQKESRQELLRRVAAGGGVFKSKNGTKVHIPAANLNEIANQADDLLETMETRPFVPDRKLLARLVLIREEARNMMGGGILDERNDRGLSTLPEAEVNFLTKLVALKPGRAVQEMIKNVMQGKDEGAETAGSDEEHTTNGQFSGGLRGRASVSGRKPLPVRPGMFLETVTKVLGGIYAGNVPGITAQHLEWVHEKTLQVLEEIAF